The DNA window CTTCATTAACAATTTCTTCAGGCTCTGCAAGTTTTCCTTTTCCATAATCACCACAAGCCAATCTTCCTACTGCTGGTTCAACAAAATGCATTCCTAAATTTTTTAGTTTTTTGATGTTTTCTTGAACAATAGGATTATTATACATATTTGTATTCATAGCGGATGCCATAAGTACTTGTGCTTTTGTAGCCATTATGGTTGTGGTTAACATATCATCTGCAATGCCACCCGCAATTTTCCCAATAACATTTGCTGTTGTAGGTACGACTAAAAATAAATCCGCCTTTTGAGCAAGAGCGATATGTTCTACCTCCCATGTTTTGGGTTCCTCAAACATATCCGTAACAACATAATTTTGAGATAATGATTGAAATGTCAATGGATGAATAAATTGCTGCGCAGATTTAGTCATAATTACATTTACATTTAAACTATGCTTTTTTAGTCGACTTACAACATCTGCTGCTTTATATGCTGCTATACCTCCAGTTACACCAACTACAACATTTTTATTCATGACTACACCTCATTATTGATCTGACTCTTCACTTTTACATAAAATTGCATCTTTAGAAATTTCATAAGTAGCAATAGTTACAGGTTTATTTGAATCAACCTCTGTTAATCGTTCATCACCGTCAATAATTTCTCTAGCTCTCTTTGAAGCAGCAACTACTAAGGAATATCTACTATCTACTTTTTGTAATAAATCATTTATCGATGGATTTAACATGATATCTCCTCCTTAAATTTTGAAATAAGATCTTCTATATTTTCATTAACTTTACATTTTTCCGATCTGATAATCCCTCTAATTTTTTCAACAGCTTTTTCAACTGTATCATTAATAACAAAATAATCATATTCTTTTACATAATTGATTTCATCCAATGCACTACCAAATCTTTTTGAAATAGATTCTTCAGATTCAGTACCTCTACCAACTATTCTTTTCTTTAATTCATTCATTGATGGAGGCAATATAAATATAAATATCCCTTTAGGATACTTCTCTTTCACTTGTAAAGCTCCCTGAATATCAATTTCAAGAAGGACATCATTTCCTTCATTGATTTCATCAATTACATATTTTTTAGGTGTACCATAATAATTATCATAAACTTTTGCATACTCTAGAAATTCGTCCTCTGAAATTTGCCTTTCAAAGGTATCCTTGTCTAGAAAATAATAATTTATTCCATTGACTTCTCCATTTCGAGGTTCTCTAGTAGTAGCAGATACAGAAAGTTTTATATCTTTTTCTGATTTTAATAATTCTTTACAAACAGTTCCTTTTCCCGTACCCGATGGTCCTGAAATAACAAGTAATAATCCTTCCTTCATCATTTGTATTCCCCTTCTATCTATCCTTTTTACTCATGATCTGTAGTTTCTTTAGTTTCTTCCTTATTTGATAATCTATGTGCAACTGTTTCAGGTTGTACAGCTGATAATATGATATGATCACTATCCGTAATGATTACTGCTCTAGTTCTTCTACCATATGTAGCATCAATCAACATCCCACGTTCTCTAGCTTCCTGAATAATTCTTTTAATAGGTGCTGATTCAGGACTTACAATGGCTACTAATCTATTTGCTGATACAATATTTCCAAAGCCTATATTAATCAACTTTATACTCATCTATAGTCCCCCTATTCTATATTTTGTACTTGTTCTCTTATTTTTTCAAGTTCACTTTTTATATCTACCACATAATTTGTAATTTCTAAATCACTTGATTTGGACCCTATTGTATTAATTTCTCTATTCATTTCTTGTATTAAAAAATCAAGTTTTCGACCAACCGTATTACTTTCTTCTAAGGTTTTTTTCAATTGATCAACATGGCTTTTTAGCCTTACAATTTCTTCTGTTATACTGCATTTATCAGCAAACACTGCTACTTCCATGCTTATCCTATTTTCATCTATTTCAACATTGTCATCTAACAATTCATGAATTCGATCATTCAATCTTTGCTTATACTCTAAAACAACCTTTGGTGAACGACTTTCGATTTTATCTACAATATTAGCAATATACACACATCGATTACTAATGTCCTCAGCTAATTTTAATCCTTCTGCTGCTCTCATTTTCACTAATAAACCTAAAGCTTTAGATGCTGCATCTTGTAAACAACTCCAAATAGCATCTTCATCCTCTTCTTTTGGTTCTATTTTTATAACATCAGAAAACTTTGATACTAATGAAACAGTAATATCATCTATTAGATTAAATTCATCTCTAATCTTTTTTAAACAATCTATGTACTGCTCAGCTACTGGAGTATTTACAGAAATTTTTGTATCTGTATCTCCTATATTTTCTAAAGTTACATATACTTCCACTCTTCCTCTTTTTACATAATCTTTCACGAGGTTTTTAAGTTGATCTTCTAAATATGTAAATCTTTTAGGCATTCTTACAACAATATCATTGTATCTATGATTAACTGATTTCACTTCAACAATAAATTGCCTTTCACTGTCCTTGCTTTCACCTCTTCCAAATCCGGTCATGCTCTTAATCATGTCTTTTCATCCTTCCATCTATTGATTAAAAATGCATTACATCAAAAAATAATCCTTCTCTCATAAATCACAATTATATCATTTTTATTAACAAAAATTAAGACTTAATAAAAAAATTCTTAGTCTTTTATGATTTTATTGTCCTACATGGTATTGTATCATAAATATCAACCTTTATCCTATTATACAAAAATTTAAGATCATCTTCTATATATTATTTATTTTTTTGCAATACTATACATTTATATAACAACTTTTAAATTATTTCAAAGAATGATATACTTTAATGATGAAAAATGAAAGTTTGGAGGAATGAATATGCCTTTTGATGGAATGGTAGTTTCAGCAATTGCCCATGAATTAAAAGAAAAAATACAAAAAGGTAAAATCGAAAAAATATATCAACCTGAAACAGATGAAATAAATATTTTCATAAGATGCTTTAAAGAAAAATATAAGCTTTTACTTTCTGCAAGCAGCAAAAATCCAAGAGTTCATCTGACAAAAGTAGACAAAATTAATCCTCAATCTCCTCCTATGTTCTGTATGCTCCTTAGAAAGCATCTTCAAGGAGGAAGGATATTAGATATCAGGCAAAAAGAATTTGAAAGAATCATTGAAATAGATATAGAAAGTTACGATGAATTAGGCTATATGCATATTAAACAATTGATTATTGAAATTATGGGAAAGCATAGTAATATTATATTACTCGATCAATCAGAAAATAAAATTATTGACAGCATTAAAAGAATATCAGGTGATATCAATCGTTATAGAGAAATTTTACCTGGTAAAACTTATATTGCTCCACCTAATCAGGGAAAAATCAATCCAATTTCTATGACATTTGAAGCATTCAAAAAAGCTTTAAGCAATTCTTCTTTAGGAACACCTATATACAAAGCAATCTATACATCTATACAAGGCATCAGTCCTACAGTTTCTCGAGAAATTTGTTTTAGAGCAAATATACATGATGATCAAGCAACTTCTAATTTATCCACTAATGATTATGAAGCTTCATGGAATGCTATAAAAAGTTTTATTCTTTCATCACAAAATTCTTTTTCCCCTAATATAATTGTGTCAAAAGAGGACAAACACGTAGTAGACTTTTATTGTAATTACCTAAACATATATGAGGGAATCTATGAATCTATTGATTTTGATTCTATTAGTACCGTTCTTGAAGAATACTATATCAAAAGAGATTTATTCCATCGATCAAAGCAAAAATCTAGTGATTTAAGAAAATTTGTTACCCATACTATTCATAAACTTTATAACAAAAGTCAAAAACTACAAGAAGAATTTATAACTGCTTCAAACTTAGATAAGCATAAGGTTTATGGAGAATTGCTAACAGCCAATTTACACCTTGTAAAAAAAGGAGATGCTCATATAGAAGTACTCAACTACTATGATCCTACTGCAAATACTATATCCATCCCCTTAAATATAAATTTAACACCCTCTCAAAATGCACAAAAATATTTTAAAAAATATACTAAATATAAAAATGCTCAAAAAGAAATACAAAAGCAATTACACGAAACAAAAAATGAAATACAATACTTTGAAAATTTATTACACACAATCGAAAATGCATTCAGTTTAGCAGACATTGAAGAAATCAGATTAGAATTAATGGAAGAAGGATATATCAAGAGAAAAAAAGTTTCATCTTCTTCCAAAAGAAAAATTTCCAGTAGCCCTTTATCATTTACTTCATCTGATGGGTTTGAAATTCTTGTAGGAAAAAACAACAAACAAAATGATCAATTAACTTTAAAAATAGCTTCTAAAAAAGATTTGTGGTTTCATACAAAAGATATTCCTGGTTCCCATGTGATCGTAATCAGTAAAAATAATAAAATTCCAGAAGCTACTATATTAGAAGCTGCCGAGCTTGCTGCATTTCATAGTAAGGGGAAATTGTCTAGTAATGTTCCAGTAGACTATACATTGGTCAAAAATGTGAAAAAGCCAAGTGGTGCCAAACCAGGAATGGTTATTTATGAAAATAATAAAACCATATATATTACCCCTCGATCAAATATTTTAACAATCCTACAAAAAAATGAATCCAAGTCAAAATAGACTTGGATTTTTATTGCTCTAATTTACTAATTGTAACTTGATTAATATCATCTACCTCTTCAAATTGAACACGAATAATTTCTTCCTTAGAAGTAGGCACATTCTTCCCTACATAGTCTGCTCTGATTGGAAGCTCTCTATGACCTCTATCTATTAAAACAGCCAACTGTATACTCTTAGCTCTCCCTCTATCCATAATACCATCTAAAGCAGCTCTCACGGTCCTTCCAGTATACAATACATCATCTACAAGAATGACAATTTTTTCATTAATATCAAAGTTTATTGATGTATTATTCAATATTGGATTTTCATCTACTTTCGTTAAATCATCTCTATATAAAGTAATATCTAAAATACCTACATTTACTTTTTCATTTTCAATTTTCTCAATCTTTTCAGCAATCCTATTAGCAAGGGGGACTCCTCTAGTCTTAATTCCAACTAAAACAATATTCTCAATCCCCTTATTCTTTTCAATGATTTCATGAGCAATTCTAGTAGTGGCCCTTTGTATAGCTTTTTCATCCATAATATTTGCTTTAAATTTCATTCTTCCACCTCTTTTTGTAAATTTCATATTGATACTTATGATGCATTTATCATTTTTTATCATCAAGTATTTTTATTATATTTTTAAAATAGTCTGGTAAATCAGCCTGAAATTCCATATACTCATCCCTAATAGGATGAACAAAGCCTATCACTTTTGCATGCAACAACTGTCCATCTAAACGAAATTTTTGTTTTTTAGGACCATAAATTGGATCTCCTACTAATGGATGTTTGATATATGTCATATGTACTCTAATTTGATGGGTTCTACCAGTTTCTAGTTTCGCCTCAATAAGGGTATACTCTTTAAATCGTTTTAGTACAGTAAAATGAGTAGTCGCATCTTTTCCATTTCTATCAACTACCGCCATTTTTAATCGATCTACAGGATTTCTTCCGATAGGCGCACAAATAGTACCCTTTTCTTCTTTAATATTTCCATGGACTAAAGCTATATACCTTCTATTGATAGAATGTTCTTTTAACTGCTCAGCAAGTCCCTTATGAGCTTGATCATTTTTGGCAACCATTAAAAGGCCACTCGTATCTTTGTCAATTCTATGAACAATCCCAGGTCTAATCACACCATTTATAGAAGATAAATTTTTACAATGATACATAAGTGCATTGACCAATGTTCCATGATAATTTCCTGGTGCAGGATGAACCACCATCCCTTGAGGTTTATTTACTACAAGCAAATCATCATCATCATATACAATCTCAATAGGAATATTTTCTGGTTCAATTGTTAACAATTCCGGCTCAGGTATTTCAATTTCTACTTGGTCATTTTCCACTACCTTATATTTTTTTATTTTACTAGCATGACCATTGATCTTTACTTTTCCCTTTTCTATCAACTTTTGTATGTAACTTCTTGACATTTCTATCAATTGATTTGATAAATATAAGTCTAATCTTGTATCTTCATCTATTTCATCAACAATAAACTTCTGAATATCCAATAAAATTCTCCCTTTCTAATTACGAACTTCATCTAAGAAAATTAAATAGTAGGAAAGTAGTATAGCGCCTACAACAATACTAATGTCAGCCATATTAAATACAGGCCAAATTCTAAAATCAAAATAATCCACTACATATCCAAGTCTTACTCGATCAATTAAATTTCCAATAGCTCCACCTACAATTAAGCTTAAACTATAAGGTATAAGTTTATGCAAATTCTTTTGCTTACTTAAAAATACTATAATTCCGCCAATAACAAAGATTGTCATCAATACAAAGAACATTTTTTGATTTTTTAATATACCAAAAGCCGCTCCAAAATTTTGCACATATGTAAGATGAAATATATTTTTTATAATAGGTATTGACTCATTTACAGAAAATTTGCTTTGAACAATAAATTTTGAAGCTTGGTCAAGTATAATGATCATTAAGACTAATAAATAATTCATGTTAATCCTCCCCCAAAATGCGTGTCTCTCTGATTATAACATAATTTTAAAACTTTTATTACAAAAAGTGAAGCAAAGCTTCACTTTTTTCTTTTTTGATTATGAGGTATATCATCTCTTTCTTCATCCTCAAGCTGTCCCTTATAAAAACCTTCACTTATATTGTCAACAGATTCTACAGTTCTTGATACATTTTCATCATACATATTATTATCATACCAGTCTAAAGCCATATTATGTTGATCTGTCTTATTAAATCTTGCTACAGCTTGCAGTGCATCTTCTCCATCAAATCCATTATAATCTTCATTCGTATCCATATAAGTTCTTCCAAAGGGATTTTTCAGACCCTCCTCTTCAACTGGTCTTGTATGGATTTCATCCTTTATGGAAAAACCATCCTGCTCACATGCTATGCACTTTTCTGTAGTAGGCACAATTTCAAGCCTATCTTCCGATATATTTTTTCCACAGCTCCTACATTTTCCATATGTACCTTTCTCTATTCTTTGTAATGCATCCTCAATTTCTTGTAGCTCTAATCCTTCATTTTTTTTTAAATTGAAGTTCATTTCCATTTGAAAAGTTTCTGTTGCAATATCCGCTGGGTGATTATCATACATAGATAATTCACTAAAATATTCCTGCATGGATTCATTGGGTTCATTTTTATCCATTCTATCTAAAGTTTTTAATACCTCTTCTCGTTCCTTTAATAGTTTTTCTTTAAAATGTTGAATTCTATCTTGATTCATATAATCTCCTCCTTCATCTATTGTTTTCTATAATATCTATCAACTCTGCAATATACTTTCCTATTAAGGGCAAATCTACTGTTTTTTGTAAGATATAAAAAAATAGTGCAGCCAAAATAGTAAGTCCTATGGCCGTCCCTAACCCCCTAGCTAAACCAGCAACAAAATTAACATATAATAATCTTTTAGGATTATTCATAATATCCACATATTCACCTATTTTTGTTTTCTCTAGTTCTTTCGATATTTTTTCTATATTTTTTTCAAGATTGCTAATTCTCTTCTCATCCATTATTATTCCCCCATTTTTTGAATAATATTTTTTCTTTATATAGTCTATTAAAATATTAATCGTATTTTCCCCCATTTATATCTCTTCTATGTAAAAGAAAAAATTCGTATCATGCTGTCGCATATGCTCATATCACCAACGAATTTTTAAAACTTTCTTTTGTAATTTCCGTTGCTCAAAATTTCCAAAGAACTACATTTCAAAATAGTTATCCACATTTTTAAAATTTTATAATTTCCTTAAACTAAAAAAGGATAGAATGATTATAATCATTCTATCCTTTCCATGCATTTTAAAATTTTATTAATTACATATGTTTTAGCATATCTAATACGATTTCAACTGAATTATTTGCAGCTTCTATAACAAACTCATTAAAATTTACATGGGCTGATCCATCTGCTTTATCAGACATGGCTCTAATAATTACGAAAGGTACCTTATTTAAGTAGGCAGCATGTCCTATGGCTGCACTTTCCATTTCTGCACAAAAAGCACTAAATTCTTTCCACAAAAAATCTTTCTTTTCAGGTGAAGCAACAAAAACATCCCCTGATACAATTCTTCCTGTTGTAGTTTTATATTTAACCGTTTCTTTTTCACTAGCTTTTACAGCAATTTCAACTAATTTCTCATCTGCCTTGAATATGTACTCTTCCATCCTTGGAATCTGTCCTAATGTATATCCACCAAATGCTGTAACATCAAAATCATGCTCAATTACATCTGTAGAAATAACAATATCCCCCACATTCAAGTCATCATGTATAGCACCAGCTACACCTGTATTAATAATAGCATCCACATGAAAATTACTGATTAAAACTTGTGTACAAACACCAGCATTTACTTTTCCTATACCACTTCTTACCACAACTATATCTTTTCCCATTAACTTTCCTTTATAAAAAATCATTCCTGCAAAATGCTCTTCTTTTTCTAATTCCATCTTTTCTTTTAAGATTTGAATTTCTTCGTCCATTGCTCCTATAATACCTATTATTTTCATAATATGACCTCCTTTTTCTTGCTTTATTATATAGATGTTTATCTGTAAATTCAATATTTACTTTCATAATCAAATCTGTATTTTATTCCCTGGGAAATTCACAAATAAAAATCCTCGCTTTAAACGAGAATTTTTATTTGAATTTATTCATCTTCCTTAGCTAAACTAACTTCTTTGAATTCATTAACTTCTTCCACTTCTCCTACTATTTCTTTACAGCTCGTGGCAACTGCTTCTAATTGAGATTCTAATAATGTTTTAAATCTTGTTTTAAAAATATGTAATTGCTTTTTACCTTCTTCATATTCTTTTTGAATCTTTAAAACTTCGTTTTTGCCATCTTCTATAATTTTTTTCGCCTTTCCCTCAGCTTCTTGTATAATTAATTCTGCTTTTTTTTGTGCATTTTGAGCAACTTCTTCAGCAGTACTTTGAGCAAAAACTAAAGTATTATTTAAAGTTTTTTCTAAGTTTTCATATTTTTCTATTTGTTCATTCAGCATAGCAATTTTATCTTTCAACTCAATATTTTCTTTGTATAAATTCTCATAATCTATAATAATTTTATCTAAAAATTCATCAACTTCACTTTCCTTATAACCTCTTATTCCTTTTTTAAATTCCTTATTTTGAATCTCAAGTGGTGTAATCATTGTATCCTCTCCTCTAGACTATTCTTTTTATGATCACCTTATATCTATCCTTTTTTGTTTTATTTCCAATTTGATCTAGTATTATTCTCCCCTTACCTTTAAAGGATATCAAGTCTCCTTCATGAAGGATATATGATGGTTGATTCACTGGCTTAAAATTCACTTTGACTCTATCGTTATTAATAAGCTTTGATATTGCATTCCTAGATTCTCCAAATCCTGTACCTAAAATACTATCTAATCTCAAAGCAGATACGGATCCCTGGATGATCTTAAAGTTCTCTTCAACCTTCATCAAATCATTAAAATAAATTCTTTCAATATTTATTTTGAATTTAGATACCTTTTCTAAATTCAATAAAATATAATCACAAAGTTCTTTATGTGCGATAATATTTGCTTGTCCATCTCCAACTAAAATATCTCCTATTTTTTCTCTTTTTAATCCTAGCCCTAAAACTGCACCTAAAAAATCTCTATGGGTTAATTCATCTTTCATAAACCTTCCTGAAACCTTTATAGCACCAATAGGATACTCTTCTTCACTTATTTCCATATATTCAGGATAAATGATTATTACCCTTCTTTCTGCATTCTCATATCCACCTACAACTAAATAGTTTATATCTAAAATCTGGTTTAATATGGGAATACATAAAGATATTTCATAAGGGTTATAAAAG is part of the Crassaminicella profunda genome and encodes:
- the lspA gene encoding signal peptidase II, producing MNYLLVLMIIILDQASKFIVQSKFSVNESIPIIKNIFHLTYVQNFGAAFGILKNQKMFFVLMTIFVIGGIIVFLSKQKNLHKLIPYSLSLIVGGAIGNLIDRVRLGYVVDYFDFRIWPVFNMADISIVVGAILLSYYLIFLDEVRN
- the gmk gene encoding guanylate kinase, with amino-acid sequence MMKEGLLLVISGPSGTGKGTVCKELLKSEKDIKLSVSATTREPRNGEVNGINYYFLDKDTFERQISEDEFLEYAKVYDNYYGTPKKYVIDEINEGNDVLLEIDIQGALQVKEKYPKGIFIFILPPSMNELKKRIVGRGTESEESISKRFGSALDEINYVKEYDYFVINDTVEKAVEKIRGIIRSEKCKVNENIEDLISKFKEEISC
- a CDS encoding TraR/DksA C4-type zinc finger protein, whose translation is MNQDRIQHFKEKLLKEREEVLKTLDRMDKNEPNESMQEYFSELSMYDNHPADIATETFQMEMNFNLKKNEGLELQEIEDALQRIEKGTYGKCRSCGKNISEDRLEIVPTTEKCIACEQDGFSIKDEIHTRPVEEEGLKNPFGRTYMDTNEDYNGFDGEDALQAVARFNKTDQHNMALDWYDNNMYDENVSRTVESVDNISEGFYKGQLEDEERDDIPHNQKRKK
- the remA gene encoding extracellular matrix/biofilm regulator RemA, whose product is MSIKLINIGFGNIVSANRLVAIVSPESAPIKRIIQEARERGMLIDATYGRRTRAVIITDSDHIILSAVQPETVAHRLSNKEETKETTDHE
- the pyrR gene encoding bifunctional pyr operon transcriptional regulator/uracil phosphoribosyltransferase PyrR: MKFKANIMDEKAIQRATTRIAHEIIEKNKGIENIVLVGIKTRGVPLANRIAEKIEKIENEKVNVGILDITLYRDDLTKVDENPILNNTSINFDINEKIVILVDDVLYTGRTVRAALDGIMDRGRAKSIQLAVLIDRGHRELPIRADYVGKNVPTSKEEIIRVQFEEVDDINQVTISKLEQ
- a CDS encoding Rqc2 family fibronectin-binding protein, whose product is MPFDGMVVSAIAHELKEKIQKGKIEKIYQPETDEINIFIRCFKEKYKLLLSASSKNPRVHLTKVDKINPQSPPMFCMLLRKHLQGGRILDIRQKEFERIIEIDIESYDELGYMHIKQLIIEIMGKHSNIILLDQSENKIIDSIKRISGDINRYREILPGKTYIAPPNQGKINPISMTFEAFKKALSNSSLGTPIYKAIYTSIQGISPTVSREICFRANIHDDQATSNLSTNDYEASWNAIKSFILSSQNSFSPNIIVSKEDKHVVDFYCNYLNIYEGIYESIDFDSISTVLEEYYIKRDLFHRSKQKSSDLRKFVTHTIHKLYNKSQKLQEEFITASNLDKHKVYGELLTANLHLVKKGDAHIEVLNYYDPTANTISIPLNINLTPSQNAQKYFKKYTKYKNAQKEIQKQLHETKNEIQYFENLLHTIENAFSLADIEEIRLELMEEGYIKRKKVSSSSKRKISSSPLSFTSSDGFEILVGKNNKQNDQLTLKIASKKDLWFHTKDIPGSHVIVISKNNKIPEATILEAAELAAFHSKGKLSSNVPVDYTLVKNVKKPSGAKPGMVIYENNKTIYITPRSNILTILQKNESKSK
- a CDS encoding DivIVA domain-containing protein, with the translated sequence MITPLEIQNKEFKKGIRGYKESEVDEFLDKIIIDYENLYKENIELKDKIAMLNEQIEKYENLEKTLNNTLVFAQSTAEEVAQNAQKKAELIIQEAEGKAKKIIEDGKNEVLKIQKEYEEGKKQLHIFKTRFKTLLESQLEAVATSCKEIVGEVEEVNEFKEVSLAKEDE
- a CDS encoding DUF5665 domain-containing protein is translated as MDEKRISNLEKNIEKISKELEKTKIGEYVDIMNNPKRLLYVNFVAGLARGLGTAIGLTILAALFFYILQKTVDLPLIGKYIAELIDIIENNR
- a CDS encoding RNA-binding protein → MINKESLTKHIKNTEERYVVMKTLNKVESVLKSHGVRVTDFYNPYEISLCIPILNQILDINYLVVGGYENAERRVIIIYPEYMEISEEEYPIGAIKVSGRFMKDELTHRDFLGAVLGLGLKREKIGDILVGDGQANIIAHKELCDYILLNLEKVSKFKINIERIYFNDLMKVEENFKIIQGSVSALRLDSILGTGFGESRNAISKLINNDRVKVNFKPVNQPSYILHEGDLISFKGKGRIILDQIGNKTKKDRYKVIIKRIV
- a CDS encoding 5'-methylthioadenosine/adenosylhomocysteine nucleosidase, which translates into the protein MKIIGIIGAMDEEIQILKEKMELEKEEHFAGMIFYKGKLMGKDIVVVRSGIGKVNAGVCTQVLISNFHVDAIINTGVAGAIHDDLNVGDIVISTDVIEHDFDVTAFGGYTLGQIPRMEEYIFKADEKLVEIAVKASEKETVKYKTTTGRIVSGDVFVASPEKKDFLWKEFSAFCAEMESAAIGHAAYLNKVPFVIIRAMSDKADGSAHVNFNEFVIEAANNSVEIVLDMLKHM
- a CDS encoding YicC/YloC family endoribonuclease produces the protein MIKSMTGFGRGESKDSERQFIVEVKSVNHRYNDIVVRMPKRFTYLEDQLKNLVKDYVKRGRVEVYVTLENIGDTDTKISVNTPVAEQYIDCLKKIRDEFNLIDDITVSLVSKFSDVIKIEPKEEDEDAIWSCLQDAASKALGLLVKMRAAEGLKLAEDISNRCVYIANIVDKIESRSPKVVLEYKQRLNDRIHELLDDNVEIDENRISMEVAVFADKCSITEEIVRLKSHVDQLKKTLEESNTVGRKLDFLIQEMNREINTIGSKSSDLEITNYVVDIKSELEKIREQVQNIE
- the rpoZ gene encoding DNA-directed RNA polymerase subunit omega encodes the protein MLNPSINDLLQKVDSRYSLVVAASKRAREIIDGDERLTEVDSNKPVTIATYEISKDAILCKSEESDQ
- a CDS encoding RluA family pseudouridine synthase; the encoded protein is MDIQKFIVDEIDEDTRLDLYLSNQLIEMSRSYIQKLIEKGKVKINGHASKIKKYKVVENDQVEIEIPEPELLTIEPENIPIEIVYDDDDLLVVNKPQGMVVHPAPGNYHGTLVNALMYHCKNLSSINGVIRPGIVHRIDKDTSGLLMVAKNDQAHKGLAEQLKEHSINRRYIALVHGNIKEEKGTICAPIGRNPVDRLKMAVVDRNGKDATTHFTVLKRFKEYTLIEAKLETGRTHQIRVHMTYIKHPLVGDPIYGPKKQKFRLDGQLLHAKVIGFVHPIRDEYMEFQADLPDYFKNIIKILDDKK